One segment of Paramormyrops kingsleyae isolate MSU_618 chromosome 8, PKINGS_0.4, whole genome shotgun sequence DNA contains the following:
- the LOC111833094 gene encoding calcium/calmodulin-dependent protein kinase type 1 isoform X2 produces MPLGDDGNTWKKKTSDIKENYDFKEVLGTGAFSEVVLAEEKRTQRLVAIKCIPKKALEGKENSIENEIAVLHKIKHANIVSLEDIFESKSHLYLVMQLVSGGELFDRIVEKGFYTEKDASKLIQQILDAVKYLHDMGIVHRDLKPENLLYYSMDEDSKIMISDFGLSKIEGSGSVMSTACGTPGYVAPEVLAQKPYSKAVDCWSIGVIAYILLCGYPPFYDENDAKLFEQILKAEYEFDSPYWDDISDSAKDFIVHLMEKDPRKRYTCEQALQHPWIAGDTALDKNIHESVSAQIRKNFAKSKWKQAFNATAVVRHMRRLQLGTSQEGPSQNTPTSPCHGDLLLPEGDEEESTPHCDGVCARTAEGSAERDGLHNCTFRCHPASRV; encoded by the exons GGGTGCCTTCTCAGAAGTCGTCCTGGCAGAGGAGAAAAGGACCCAGCGGCTGGTGGCAATCAAGTGCATCCCCAAGAAGGCCCTCGAGGGGAAAGAGAACAGCATCGAGAACGAGATCGCCGTCCTTCATAA AATAAAACATGCCAACATTGTTTCCTTGGAGGACATATTTGAAAGCAAGTCTCATCTTTACCTTGTCATGCAGCT AGTATCCGGAGGAGAACTCTTTGACAGGATTGTGGAAAAGGGATTCTACACGGAGAAAGACGCCAGTAAGCTGATCCAGCAGATTCTGGACGCCGTGAAATACCTCCATGACATGGGAATTGTGCATCGGGACCTGAAG CCAGAAAACTTGCTGTATTACAGTATGGATGAGGACTCCAAGATTATGATCAGTGATTTTGGACTATCCAAGATCGAGGGCTCTGGTAGCGTCATGTCAACTGCTTGTGGAACCCCTGGATATGTTG CTCCAGAGGTTTTGGCCCAGAAGCCGTACAGCAAGGCAGTGGACTGCTGGTCCATAGGAGTCATCGCCTACATCCT CTTATGTGGTTATCCTCCCTTCTATGATGAGAATGATGCCAAGTTGTTCGAACAGATCCTGAAAGCGGAGTATGAGTTCGATTCTCCTTACTGGGATGACATCTCAGACTCAG CTAAAGACTTCATTGTGCACTTGATGGAGAAAGACCCCAGAAAGCGCTACACATGTGAACAGGCTCTGCAGCACCCTTG GATTGCCGGTGACACTGCATTGGACAAGAACATTCACGAATCTGTTAGTGCTCAGATCAGGAAGAACTTTGCCAAAAGCAAGTGGAAG CAAGCGTTTAATGCCACGGCAGTGGTCAGGCACATGAGGAGGCTACAGCTGGGGACCAGCCAGGAGGGCCCCAGCCAGAACACGCCCACCAGCCCCTGCCACGGGGACCTCCTGCTTCCTGAGGGGGACGAGGAGGAGAGCA CCCCACATTGCGATGGTGTGTGTGCCAGGACAGCAGAGGGCAGCGCTGAGCGAGACGGCCTTCACAACTGCACCTTTCGCTGCCATCCTGCTAGTCGAGTCTGA